The following nucleotide sequence is from Bradyrhizobium roseum.
GGGCGGGGCTTTGGTCGCGCCAGCGCTGCAGCGCTTCGACGTCGGCCCTGGTCGGCGCGCCGCCCTTCAGACGCGCAACCCAGTCGAGGGACTCCTCCAAAAGCGGGTCATCTCCGGCCGTGTCGTCGGCTGCAGTCACGATCTATCGTCCATCTGCCGCGCTCGCCGAACCGATATCCCACTGGAACCAAAGATGTCCAAAGCCGGTATACAGCCGATTCCACCGGAATTCGAGCGCCTCGGCACCTTGTCGCCGCGGACGGAAACGCCGCAGCGATCGGCTAGCTCGGAATGCGTCCGCGGGTCGCGGCACGATGGCTGCGATCCCTCGCGTGAATCACTTCTGACAGATCCCGATTCGACCGCCCGCGTCATTCCCCGGAAACCTCTCCCCCAGCTTGCCAGCACTCCGAGATACTACCGCATGGTGTCTACTCGATAGACGACTGAGAACCAGCTATCCCGAAGCCAAACCGCAACAAAGCAACTTAAAACTTACAAAATTCGTTTGCCTATATCCATATCCGCGCGTTTCACGGGCGCGCGTCAGTCGTCACGGCCTCGCTGCCAGTTTCGGTCAGACTCGGGGTCGCGGACCGCCAAGTCGGCGTCGCAGTTTGTAATCGAGACTGTCGGCGCAGTGGCCCAGCGCGGCTCTCAAATCGCTCTCGACCGTGCGGATACTGACCTTGAGCCGCACGGCCACTTCCTGCGCCGACTGCCCATCGATCGAGATGCTGCGGAGTACTTCGCGGGACCGCGGCGGCAACTCCGCCAGTGCGCGCTTGAAGGCGTCAATCTCCGAACGCGCCTCGACTGTTCTTTCCGGATCTGGTCCGTCGTCGCATATATCCAGCAGCGCATCGATCTCCGATGCGCTGACGCGATAGTTCTGGGCCTTCTGCCGATCCTTCGCAATATTGATCGCGGTCCGGAAGATGTAGTCGATCGGACTGCGTACCTGCACGGTATCGGTGACGCGGTCCAGCCGCAGGAACGTCTCGTGCAGGGCATCGTGTGCGAAGTCTGATGACCCCAGGCGGCGCGTGAGTTTCCTGATCAAGCCGTCGTAGTTCTCGACCAGCTGGCCTCGTAGCCGTACTCGATTAATGTCAGCCACGTTTCGCGGGCTCCACACACTCTTCCGTCGTCCGCAAGACAATCTCCGGGATGATGAGGTCGTAGCGGGCCTGAACTACACATTTATGACGCAAATAATTGCTACTTTTGCGAGAATGCATCGAATTGCGCTCGTCCACGGCAATCTCATCTACCCCGGCCAATGAAGATCAGGCCGGATCGAATACCAGCTGGACGTGAATGTTCAAACGATCGGGCAACTCCGGGGGGATCGGAGGCAGCGGCTGCGCGCGCCGGATCGTCTCGATCGCTTCCTTGTCGAGCATGACTTGGCCAGAACTCGTCTTCACCCATACGCCGAGCAGCTTGCCGTCCCTGCTCATCGCAAACTGTGTATCGACCCTTCCTTCGAGATGAAGGGCCCGGGCGGCGTTGGGGTAGCGCTGATATTGCGCGACATGCCGCAGCAGCGCCTGTTGAAATTTCACGGCCGCGCTGCTGGCCGGATCGCTCACCGCCGAGGACGACGACAGGACGCTCGATGGAGGCGCTTCCGCGGGCGTGAAAGTCCTCGCTCTTGCGACGGGAGCAGGATCATCCGATGGCGTCGGATCCGGCTCATTCAACGATGTGTCGGCGCGGTTGGCGACCGTCTGGGTGATCGATTCCGAGACCGACGCGGCAATTGTGGGAACGGAATCGGGGCGCGGAAGCAGACGAACCTGCACGACCGAGTTCTGCTGCTGGCCCGTCGAGCCGGTCGGCAGTTGCAGCCTGATCCAGTAAACACCGCCGACGAGAAACAGGGTTACCAGGATCGGCGCGAGAAACAGCCGAAGCAATTCTCCCGAAGACCACGCCGCGGTCTCATCCGCATAAGGCAGCACGGGCGGCGCCAGCGGTACCTGCTGTTTCCGAGCCCGCTGCTGTAATTCTTCGACGATCATTGCAGGGAATTCACGACAATGCCGACGCGGACCGGCTGCGGCATGTTCACCGGCGCCGGCCGGCTGATCGTCACCCCGCGCAGCGTCGCTGCAACCGCCGCATCGCGCTCGCGGTCGCCCGTCGACCGGAGCAACTCCGTCCGCTCGATCGTCCGCGCGGGATCGATCCATAGGTCCAGTACCGCGCGGTAACTTCCATCCCGCGTCTTCGGATTTTTCCGCAGCGCATTCTGGATATCCATCTGCACGCCCTGGCTGTAGTCCTGCAACCGGCTG
It contains:
- a CDS encoding TonB family protein: MIVEELQQRARKQQVPLAPPVLPYADETAAWSSGELLRLFLAPILVTLFLVGGVYWIRLQLPTGSTGQQQNSVVQVRLLPRPDSVPTIAASVSESITQTVANRADTSLNEPDPTPSDDPAPVARARTFTPAEAPPSSVLSSSSAVSDPASSAAVKFQQALLRHVAQYQRYPNAARALHLEGRVDTQFAMSRDGKLLGVWVKTSSGQVMLDKEAIETIRRAQPLPPIPPELPDRLNIHVQLVFDPA
- a CDS encoding RNA polymerase sigma factor, which encodes MADINRVRLRGQLVENYDGLIRKLTRRLGSSDFAHDALHETFLRLDRVTDTVQVRSPIDYIFRTAINIAKDRQKAQNYRVSASEIDALLDICDDGPDPERTVEARSEIDAFKRALAELPPRSREVLRSISIDGQSAQEVAVRLKVSIRTVESDLRAALGHCADSLDYKLRRRLGGPRPRV